A single window of Fusobacterium perfoetens DNA harbors:
- a CDS encoding ROK family protein, translated as MKIVGIDIGGTMIKYGLLSLEGQILESGETATEAERGVEVLFDKICSIVEKYSGEEILGIAVSGTGQIDGSIGKVVGGNEIIPGWIGTNLVERIEKKFNLPAVLENDVNCAALGEKWLGAGKGQNNFVCLTIGTGIGGGIVLNGDIFRGDTCVAGEFGHIQVEKNGVQCLCGKKGCYERYASATALVRMAEERTGEKLNGKEIFDREKAGEAVFVQLIKDWVDYFTDGLSTIIYIFNPSLVVIGGGVTKQGDYLLDKINESLSEKLGVNFKKNLSIRFAELGNNAGMLGAEYLLLRKTGRIN; from the coding sequence TTGAAAATAGTAGGTATAGATATTGGCGGTACAATGATAAAATACGGTCTGCTTTCTCTTGAAGGACAGATTTTAGAAAGTGGAGAAACTGCAACAGAAGCAGAAAGAGGAGTTGAAGTGCTTTTTGACAAAATATGCAGTATTGTGGAAAAATATTCTGGAGAAGAAATTCTTGGAATAGCAGTGTCAGGTACTGGTCAGATAGACGGAAGTATCGGAAAAGTTGTTGGAGGAAACGAAATTATTCCTGGATGGATAGGAACAAATCTTGTGGAAAGAATAGAGAAAAAATTTAATCTTCCAGCAGTTTTAGAAAATGATGTAAACTGTGCAGCTCTTGGAGAAAAATGGCTTGGAGCAGGAAAAGGGCAGAATAATTTTGTTTGTCTTACAATAGGAACAGGTATAGGAGGAGGTATTGTTTTAAATGGAGATATCTTCAGAGGAGATACTTGTGTTGCAGGAGAGTTTGGTCATATTCAAGTAGAAAAAAATGGTGTACAGTGTTTATGCGGAAAAAAAGGGTGCTATGAGAGATATGCTTCTGCTACAGCTCTTGTAAGAATGGCAGAAGAAAGAACTGGAGAAAAATTAAACGGAAAAGAAATTTTTGACAGAGAAAAAGCAGGAGAAGCTGTTTTTGTCCAACTTATAAAAGACTGGGTTGATTATTTTACAGATGGGCTTAGCACTATTATATATATTTTTAATCCTTCACTTGTAGTAATTGGAGGAGGAGTCACAAAGCAAGGAGATTACCTTCTTGATAAAATAAATGAAAGTCTTTCAGAAAAGTTAGGAGTAAATTTCAAAAAAAATCTTTCAATAAGATTTGCTGAACTTGGAAATAATGCAGGAATGCTGGGAGCAGAATATCTTCTTCTTAGAAAGACAGGAAGAATAAATTAA
- a CDS encoding LacI family DNA-binding transcriptional regulator: protein MITQKEIAKQLGISRTTVARAINGSPLIKEETKEKVMKLIKEMKYEKNIIGSSLAIKKNKKVYCLVIKSKNEFYTQEIIRGLNEAAREYKSYSYRMEIITTDINDSQSQLDTLKKVLEYDDIDGLIITPLEKEKAYSMIEPYLEKIKVVSLGIRLNDDIYHVGPDHVKQGRIAASIMNIMLRKGEKLLIIDNGDDKISSKMYLEGFLEKAGEGKADIVGPVKGGGLENSIEIIKKLSSEQEIDGIYINRYAQDIYSKIPKKFLKDKRIVASGISEQVKKMIRNGIITATVMEEISAEGYISGKRMFELLYKGAAGKEKWEISKSHIIFPENLND, encoded by the coding sequence ATGATTACTCAAAAAGAGATAGCAAAACAACTGGGAATAAGCAGGACTACAGTTGCAAGGGCAATAAATGGAAGTCCCTTAATCAAAGAAGAGACAAAAGAAAAAGTAATGAAACTTATAAAAGAGATGAAGTATGAAAAAAATATCATTGGAAGTTCACTGGCTATAAAGAAAAATAAAAAAGTTTATTGTCTTGTTATAAAATCTAAAAATGAATTTTATACTCAGGAAATAATTCGTGGTCTTAATGAAGCAGCAAGAGAGTATAAATCATATAGTTATAGAATGGAAATAATAACAACTGATATTAATGATTCTCAAAGCCAGTTGGACACATTAAAAAAGGTACTTGAGTATGACGATATAGATGGTCTTATAATAACACCTCTTGAAAAAGAGAAAGCATATTCAATGATAGAGCCTTATCTTGAAAAAATTAAAGTTGTATCTTTAGGAATAAGATTAAATGATGACATATATCATGTCGGTCCTGATCATGTAAAACAAGGAAGAATAGCAGCTAGCATAATGAATATTATGCTAAGAAAAGGAGAAAAGCTTCTTATAATAGATAATGGAGATGATAAAATTTCTTCTAAGATGTATCTAGAAGGTTTTCTTGAGAAAGCAGGAGAAGGAAAAGCTGATATAGTTGGTCCTGTAAAAGGTGGAGGACTTGAAAACAGTATAGAAATTATAAAAAAACTTTCTTCTGAACAGGAGATAGATGGTATTTATATAAATAGATATGCTCAGGATATATATTCTAAAATACCTAAAAAGTTTTTAAAAGATAAAAGAATTGTAGCTTCTGGAATAAGTGAGCAAGTTAAAAAAATGATAAGAAATGGCATAATAACAGCAACTGTAATGGAAGAAATTTCTGCTGAAGGATATATTTCAGGGAAAAGAATGTTTGAACTTCTATATAAAGGTGCAGCAGGAAAAGAAAAGTGGGAAATTTCAAAATCTCATATAATTTTTCCTGAAAATTTAAATGATTAG
- a CDS encoding cyclically-permuted mutarotase family protein, whose translation MKKFVFAAIVSALVLGGCSSTGVKNPGVERKITWEHAGNLPAQKGFEKNIGVAGVLSGVLEGKYVLVGGGANFPYAPTAQGGAKKLYSDVYLLQEKGDKLEVVQRMNLDNEIGYGSSVTVKDGVYYVGGSSNPEADNDILFFNMNEGKLTVKKVGDLPFTLQNGVAVEKDGKLYILTGKQNGAASDKMYSYNLATGETKELASVPGGPRTQAVGQILNGELYVFSGGTSIAYTDGYKYNFKTNTWTEVASVELDGEGISLIGANSVKLNDKEMMVIGGFNKAVWDDANKNLGSLKGKKLDEYKAAYFGADPAEFNWNRNILVYNAETNTWSTMGEITFDAPCGAGLSVIGNKVFSINGEIKPGVRTDRMYTGTLLKK comes from the coding sequence ATGAAAAAATTTGTTTTTGCTGCAATAGTATCTGCATTAGTTTTAGGAGGATGTTCTTCAACAGGTGTAAAAAATCCAGGAGTAGAAAGAAAAATTACATGGGAACATGCAGGAAATCTTCCAGCACAGAAAGGATTTGAAAAAAATATAGGAGTTGCTGGAGTTTTATCTGGTGTTCTTGAAGGAAAATATGTATTGGTAGGTGGAGGGGCAAACTTCCCTTATGCACCAACAGCTCAAGGAGGAGCAAAGAAACTATATTCTGATGTTTATTTATTACAAGAAAAAGGAGATAAACTTGAAGTTGTACAGCGTATGAATCTTGATAATGAAATAGGATATGGTTCTTCTGTAACAGTAAAAGATGGAGTTTATTATGTAGGAGGTTCATCTAATCCTGAAGCAGACAATGACATTCTTTTCTTTAACATGAATGAAGGAAAATTAACTGTTAAAAAAGTAGGAGATCTTCCATTTACACTACAAAATGGTGTAGCAGTTGAAAAAGATGGAAAATTATATATTTTAACAGGAAAACAAAATGGTGCAGCTAGTGATAAAATGTATTCTTATAATTTAGCAACAGGAGAGACAAAAGAATTAGCATCTGTGCCAGGAGGTCCAAGAACTCAAGCTGTAGGACAAATTCTTAATGGAGAATTATATGTATTCAGTGGAGGAACTTCAATAGCTTATACAGATGGATATAAATATAATTTTAAAACAAATACATGGACAGAAGTAGCTTCTGTAGAGTTAGACGGAGAAGGAATTTCTCTTATTGGAGCAAATTCTGTTAAATTAAATGATAAAGAAATGATGGTAATCGGAGGATTTAATAAGGCAGTATGGGATGATGCAAATAAAAATCTTGGAAGCCTTAAAGGTAAAAAATTAGATGAATATAAGGCAGCTTATTTTGGTGCAGATCCTGCTGAATTTAACTGGAATAGAAATATATTAGTATATAATGCTGAAACAAATACTTGGTCAACAATGGGAGAAATTACATTTGATGCTCCTTGTGGTGCAGGCCTTTCTGTAATAGGAAATAAAGTCTTTTCAATAAATGGAGAAATAAAACCTGGTGTAAGAACAGACAGAATGTATACTGGTACTTTATTAAAAAAATAA